GGGAACACGAACTCTTAAGGATGCGGTTGATGCAGCCTTTGGAGCATGGATGAATGACCTTGAAGCCTTCTATGTTCTGGGATCTGCTGTAGGTCCTCACCCTTATCCTACAATTGTTCATGAATTCCAAAAGGTCATCAGTGAAGAATCTCGTCGTCAAATCTTAGAAAAAGAAGGCCGTTTACCAGACTACGTTATTGCCTGTGTAGGTGGTGGTTCCAATGCCATTGGTGCTTTTTCACAGTATGTGGCTGATGAAGAAGTTAAATTGGTTGGGGTCGAAGCTGCTGGTCATGGACTTGACACAGACAAGCACGCAGCTACTATGACAAAAGGTAGTATCGGAATTGTCGACGGCATGAAGACCTATGCAGTCTTTAAGGAAGATGGAGAGCTAGCTCCAGTTTACTCTATCTCAGCTGGTTTGGACTATCCAGGGGTTGGTCCAGAACACGCCTACTTCAAAGATTCAGGTCGCGTGGAATATGTCGCTGCGACGGATGAAGAAGCTGTTCAGGCTCTCCTCCTTCTCAGCAAGACTGAAGGAATTATCCCAGCGATTGAAAGTTCGCATGCCATCGCAGAAGCAGTTAAACGTGCACCGAAACTAAGTAAAGATGAGATTATCATCATCAATGTCTCTGGTCGTGGAGACAAGGATGTAGCTGCTATTGCAGACTACCTTGAAGCTAAAAAATAAGAGATGGAAAAATTACAGTCTTTTCTCTCACAGAGAGCTTGTGGTTACTGGAAACAAGCAGAGAAAGCTGTAAGGTTGGGTCCATCTGAAACGAGAGAAGAAAACATAATTCTCAAGGGAGTGCCCTTTATCGCACAGCCTGTTACAGGAGGTTTCTGAGACAGGAATGAGAGATAGGAGAAATCCTATAATTGAGGTGGCACCGCGAATTTCGTCCTCACGCAAGTTATTTTGCGTGGGGATTTTTCATACAGTCGTCACGAACTAGAATTAGAACTGAAAGGGAAAATACAATGGAACGAATCATTCATGGAGATGTCTTATCACCAATCTTGGCTTATATGCGCCTAAAGGGGCAACACAAGGTTATTTTAGAAAGTATTCCGAGAGACAAGGAAACAGCTCGTTTTTCTATCCTAGCCTATAATCCTGTTTTTGAGATTAAGTTTGAAAATGGGGTCCTTTATCAAAATGGGCAAGTGATTGATCGTGATCCCTTGGATTGTCTTTATGAAGTGACTCATAAGAGCCAACACCATTCAGACCTCCCTTTTGGTGGGGGAGCCATTGGATTTGTTGGCTACGATATGATTTCGCTTTATGAAGAAATTGGTCAAATCCCTCAAGATACAATTGGGACTCCAGACATGCATTTCTTTGTCTATGAGAGTTACATGGTCTTTGACCACAAGAAGGAAAAAATTCATGTCATCGAGGATGCTCTCTATAGTGAGCGTAGTCAAGAAGACTTGGAAAAAGCCTTAAACCAAGTGCTTGAGGAATTACGCATCCCTGCTCCAAATGAATTTGAAGACTTGGATCTATCTCCGTTAGACTTCAAACCGCATATCGCTCCTCAAAAATTTGAGGAAATGGTGGAAACAGCTCGTGACTTGATTCGTAATGGCGACATGTTCCAGTGCGTACTCAGTCAGCGCTTCTCAGCAGAAGTTACTGGAAATCCATTTGACTTCTACAGAAATCTCCGCGTGACTAATCCTTCTAATTACCTTTATTTCTATGATTTTGGAGATTATCAAATCATCGGTGCCAGTCCAGAAAGTTTGGTTTCTGTCAAAAACGGCATCGTAACAACCAATCCGATTGCAGGTACGCGACCAAGAGGAGCTACGGATGAAGAAGACAAGGCTTTGGCGACAGACCTGCTTTCGGATGAGAAGGAAACAGCAGAGCATCGGATGTTAGTAGACTTGGGACGAAATGATATTGGTCGCATCTCTGAAACGTCCAGTGTCCAAGTCACCAAGTATATGGAAGTGGAGCTCTTTCGCTATGTTATGCATTTGACCAGCGTGGTCAAGGGGCGTTTGCTTCCAGAACTCACTGCCATGGATGCCTTGAAAGCAACACTTCCTGCTGGAACCGTTTCTGGAGCACCAAAGATTCGAGCGATGAGACGCATCTATGAACTGGAAACAGAAAAACGTGGCGTATACGCAGGAGCAATCGGCTACTTATCTGCGACGGGTGATATGGATTTCGCCATTGCCATCCGAACGATGATTCTCAAAAATCAAACAGCCTATGTGCAGGCTGGGGCAGGGATTGTCTACGACTCCATCGCCCAAAATGAATACCAAGAAACCATTAACAAGGCTAAATCTATGACTAGAATTGGAGAACTAAGACCATGATTTTATTGATTGACAACTATGATTCTTTTACCTATAATTTGGCCCAATACATTGGGAATTTTGCAGAGGTACAGGTCTTGAGAAATGATGATCCCAAGCTGTATGAAGAAGCTGAAAAAGCAGATGGTCTGGTCTTTTCGCCCGGCCCAGGTTGGCCAGTTGATGCTGGAAAGATGGAAGACATGATTCGTGATTTTGCTGGCAAGAAGCCGATTCTTGGGATTTGTTTGGGCCACCAAGCCATTGCAGAAGTCTTTGGCGGTAAGTTGGGCTTGGCTCCCAAAGTCATGCATGGGAAACAGAGCAATATCAGCTTTGAAGCGCCATCTGTTTTGTATCAAAGTATCGAGGATGGCCGTGCAGTCATGCGTTATCACAGTATTTTGATTGAAGAAATGCCAGAAGACTTTGAAGTGACAGCTCGTTCGACTGATGACCAAGCCATCATGGGAATTCAACATAAAAACCTACCGATTTATGGCTTCCAGTACCATCCAGAGAGCATTGGAACGCCAGATGGCTTGTCTTCTATTCGGAATTTTATCGAGAAGGTTGTAAAGTGAGGAAACTAGGATGAAAGAGATTATTGAAAAACTAGCAAAATTTGAAAATTTATCAGGTGTGGAAATGACGGATGTCATTGAGCGTATCGTAACTGGGCGTGTAACGGAGGCGCAGATTGCTTCTCTCCTCTTAGCTCTTAAGATGAAGGGGGAAACACCTGAAGAACGCACAGCCATTGCCCAAGTCATGAGAGGGCATGCCCAACATATTCCAACTGTAATTCATGATGCTATGGACAACTGTGGTACAGGTGGGGACAAGTCTTTTAGTTTTAATATTTCCACAACTGCAGCCTTTGTCTTGGCTGGTGGCGGTGTTCATATGGCAAAGCACGGTAACCGCTCGATTTCTTCTAAATCTGGTTCTGCAGATGTCCTTCAAGCCTTGGGCATC
The Streptococcus toyakuensis genome window above contains:
- the trpE gene encoding anthranilate synthase component I produces the protein MERIIHGDVLSPILAYMRLKGQHKVILESIPRDKETARFSILAYNPVFEIKFENGVLYQNGQVIDRDPLDCLYEVTHKSQHHSDLPFGGGAIGFVGYDMISLYEEIGQIPQDTIGTPDMHFFVYESYMVFDHKKEKIHVIEDALYSERSQEDLEKALNQVLEELRIPAPNEFEDLDLSPLDFKPHIAPQKFEEMVETARDLIRNGDMFQCVLSQRFSAEVTGNPFDFYRNLRVTNPSNYLYFYDFGDYQIIGASPESLVSVKNGIVTTNPIAGTRPRGATDEEDKALATDLLSDEKETAEHRMLVDLGRNDIGRISETSSVQVTKYMEVELFRYVMHLTSVVKGRLLPELTAMDALKATLPAGTVSGAPKIRAMRRIYELETEKRGVYAGAIGYLSATGDMDFAIAIRTMILKNQTAYVQAGAGIVYDSIAQNEYQETINKAKSMTRIGELRP
- the trpB gene encoding tryptophan synthase subunit beta; translated protein: MTTKGYFGQFGGSFVPEPIQALLDELEVTFDKYKDDPEFLAEFRHYLKDYSGRETPLYFAESLTDHLGGAKIYLKREDLNHLGSHKLNNVLGQILLAKRMGKKRVIAETGAGQHGVATAAAAAKFGMACDVYMGAEDVERQRLNVFRMEMMGATVHAVETGTRTLKDAVDAAFGAWMNDLEAFYVLGSAVGPHPYPTIVHEFQKVISEESRRQILEKEGRLPDYVIACVGGGSNAIGAFSQYVADEEVKLVGVEAAGHGLDTDKHAATMTKGSIGIVDGMKTYAVFKEDGELAPVYSISAGLDYPGVGPEHAYFKDSGRVEYVAATDEEAVQALLLLSKTEGIIPAIESSHAIAEAVKRAPKLSKDEIIIINVSGRGDKDVAAIADYLEAKK
- a CDS encoding aminodeoxychorismate/anthranilate synthase component II, producing the protein MILLIDNYDSFTYNLAQYIGNFAEVQVLRNDDPKLYEEAEKADGLVFSPGPGWPVDAGKMEDMIRDFAGKKPILGICLGHQAIAEVFGGKLGLAPKVMHGKQSNISFEAPSVLYQSIEDGRAVMRYHSILIEEMPEDFEVTARSTDDQAIMGIQHKNLPIYGFQYHPESIGTPDGLSSIRNFIEKVVK